The Thalassospira sp. TSL5-1 genome contains the following window.
TAAGGGCTATGACCCGGTTTATGGGGCCCGTCCGCTCAAGCGCGTGTTCCAGCGTTATTTGCAAAACCCGCTGGCGATGCAAATTTTGGAAGGTGGCGTGCGCGATGGCATGACGGTGCCTGTCTCGGCCGAAGGCGGCGTGTTGCTGCTTAATGGCAAGAAGGTTGAAGTGTCTGATTAACCCCACCATCCGGGTTTGCACCCCTGATTGGTCGTAATTGAAACACCCGGTATCTTTGGATGCCGGGTGTTTTTTGTACAAACATATTTTAGCCGCGAAGTTTGATCAGTTAGGGTAGACTTTATCGATCATTTCACCCAACCGGAGCCTGCTTTTATGTCCCTGTTTTCATCAAGAATTACGTGCGCGGCTTTTGTTATGGTTATGGGGGCCGGTGTTTTGGCAATCACGCCGTCGGCACAGGCGGAAAATTCGTTTTTTAATTCAGCCAAAAAGGCGCTGGGCACGGTTATGGGCGGCGAGGCATCATCGTCGGGGGATGCGACCGGTACGACTGGTACGAAAAACGGCAATCTTTCCGGTTTGTCGCAGGGGGTGGTGGACGATGGTTTGCGTCAGGCGCTTGATAAGGGCATTGGTGCGGTAACGGCGATGCTGGGCAAAAAGGATGGCTTTAATGCCGATCCTGTGGCGCATATCCCGCTGCCAGCCACGGTAAAACGCGCACAAACCCTGCTTTCCAAGGCCGGGATGGGCAGTTATGGCGATGAAATTGAACTGCGCATGAACCGTGCCGCGGAAAGTGCGATGGATAATGCTGGCGATATTCTGGTCGATGCGGTCAAGAAAATGACGGTCGCCGATGCCAAGGAAATTTTACAAGGGCCGGATGATGCCGCGACCCGATATTTGCAAAAAGTTTCCGGGACCCGTATTGCCGAGGATATGCGCCCGGTGATGAATGACGCGCTGTCTGATACCGGAGCCTTGCAGCTTTATGACCAGATGCTGGGCCAGTATGACAGCCTGCCAATGGTGCCCGACGTCAAAACATCTCTGACTGATTATGCCACCGATGCGGCGATGAAGGGGCTGTTTCATTACCTGGCCCAGCAGGAAGGCGAAATTCGCAACAATCCGGGGCAATGGACAACCGATGTTTTGAAAAAGGTATTTTCTGCCGCGCAGTGATATCTGCCATCAAACCTGCGGCAGTTTTTCCCAGCGGTTGCGCATTTCGCGCACATTGCGGTCTGGAATGTCATGGATGGATTTAAACTGGCCCTGGCATTCGATGATTTGAATCGTGATGCCCATATCCGATGCCATATCAAGATAGGGCTGCATTTCCCAGACCTGGCTGAAGGTGTTGGCGACCACAACATGGTGGCCGTCACGCAAATGGCGTAGGGTTTCGGTTTCGCAGCGTTTGTGGACCTCGCCCAGCCTTGCTCTGGAAAAACGGTAATTTCCCGTGTCATCCGTCATGAACATATCGGCTTCCAGCTGGATGTGGTTGTCGGCCTGGCAGAGACGGCGGGCCAGTGTCGATTTGCCCGAGCCGGGAAGCCCGCGCACCAGCGTGAGGGTGGGATGCGTGTTTTCTATCGTCATGCCGCCGGAACCAAGAGGAAATTTCAGGATGTTATCAGCTTTAACTTGGCAGAATATGTCGGCAAGTTCCAGTATGATATTGTTCTAAAACAGGCGGATGGATGGTTTTGATCTGGTGGTATTCGCAGTCAGTTTCCCAGCATTGACGGGGTGGTTTTATTGTCCATTCCCAAAACAATGGGTGATCCGACGGAGCGTAAATACTGCACCAGAGCGTTTGGCATCAAATCGTGACGGTAAAGAGCACGGACGGTTTCGTTGAAACGGGCCAACAGGTGATGACAGACGCTTTTGCGTGAAAACAGGGTATAAAGGGCCTCGCCATCAACTTCCAGCCGGTCAAATACCAGTTCGGGGAAGGTGCTTTGTTTTAGCATGTTGCGGGCGACGGCGTCGCTGGTTAGAAAATAGTCGGCCCGACCGGCACTGACCATGCGCAGGCCGTCATCGATTTCGGGAACCTCGAAAACGTCCAGTTGCTGTTTGGCAATGGCGGTGTCCACCATCTGGCCGTGGCTGTCGCCGCGCCGGATCAAACCGCGTTTGCGGCGTAAATCATTTAAGGTAATGTGGGCTTTGTTAAAGGTCTGGGCATGGATGGCGACGATCCGCTCATAACCAATGGGAATATTGCTGTAGCTGGCCCAGGACTGGCGTTCTTCGGTGCGGTAGGCGGCCGTGATGAGGTCGACATGGCCATCTTTGGCTTCCTGTAACAGGCGGGCCCACGGCATTTGTATCAGTTCAATATCGACATTCATGTAGGCAAAGGCGCGTTTGGTAACCTCTACCGAGGCACCCGCTTCCCGGCCATCTGCGGTTTGATAGGAAAAAGGCGGATAATAGCTATAACCGGCCTTGATATGCTGGCAGGTCTGCTGGGCGCGAACCGGGGATGAGAGAAGAAACAGCAGGCAACAGGCAAGGAAAAATAGGAAAAAACCGGCGCATGACAGTGCTGGCAAGGTGGAGATTCCCGCCTGCCTGTGGGTATGAGACCCTTGATTGCGATGTGAGTTTTCCATTTCCTGATTATGAATTTACGCCATGTTTCGCGCAATCAGTACGATAGTATGTTGCCGGTATTTTTCTATTTGGGGAGGCAATGATGCGGATACAAGTATGGCAATCGGCGTAGTGTGCCGATCTAAAGCAATGTCTCTTTAGCGCACAAACCAGATTTCTTTGACAGATACCTGGCTTGTGCGTTTGTGGATGGGTTTCTTAATTTTGGCGTTTGCGCTGATAAAGCGCTTTCATGCGTTGTTCATAGGCCGCGCGAATTTTATGGCGGCGAATTTTCATCGATGGCGTCAGCATTTCGTTTTCGATGCTAAAGGCGCTGTCGGCAAAGGTAAAACTGCGCACTTTTTCAATGGTGGAAAGGCGGGTATTGACTCGGTCTACGGCCTTTCGGATCAGTTTGCGGAAGTCTTCATTTTCCGAAAGGATTTCGATTTTGTTTTCCACCCCGTTCGCGCGGGCAAATTCGCGCATCACGTCTTCTTCGGGCCAGAGAATGGCAACCAGATAGGGCTGGTCATCGCCGTACACCATTGCCTGCGCAATTTCGGTTTCAAGGGTGAGCAAGCCTTCGATCCGTTGGGGGGAGATATTATCGCCGCCGGAATTGACGATAATGTCCTTCTTGCGGTCCGTGATCATCAGGTTGCCTTCATCATCCAACTGGCCGATATCGCCGGTATGAAGCCAGCCATCAATAATGGTTTGGGCGGTGGTTTCGGGCAGGTTCCAGTAACCCTGCATCAGGCTTTCGCCGCGCAAAAGAATTTCGCCGTCCGGGGCGATTTTGCATTCAACACCCAGCATGGGCGGGCCAACGGTGCGCAATTTGTTGTTTTCCGCCCGGTTGCACGACACCACAGGGCTGAATTCGGTTTGGCCGTAGCCCTGCAAAATGCGCAGGCCACACGATACAAACAACACACCCAGTTCATAATTCAGCGGCCCCCCGCCAGAAACCATCGCCTTGAGGCGACCGCCAAACCGCTGGCGCAGTTTGCGGCGTAGCAGCAGTTCACACACCAGATTTTGGACCCATTCGATCGGGTTCAAGCGCTCCCCTTCATATTTTTTACGGCCCAGACGCAGCGTCAGATTAAACAGCTTGAGCTTGAAGCCACCTTCCTTTTCCAGGGTGCGGCTCATGCGTTGATACAGCATTTCATAAAGGCGGGGCACCGCCGTCATGATGGTTGGGCGAACTTCGGCCAGGTTGGCCGCCAGTTTATCGAGACTTTCGGCATAGTAAATTTGCGCGCCCAGGCTGATGGGAAAATACAGCCCGGCGGTATGCTCGTAAGAATGCGACAGCGGCAGGAAGGACAGGAATATTTC
Protein-coding sequences here:
- a CDS encoding ABC transporter substrate-binding protein, which codes for MPALSCAGFFLFFLACCLLFLLSSPVRAQQTCQHIKAGYSYYPPFSYQTADGREAGASVEVTKRAFAYMNVDIELIQMPWARLLQEAKDGHVDLITAAYRTEERQSWASYSNIPIGYERIVAIHAQTFNKAHITLNDLRRKRGLIRRGDSHGQMVDTAIAKQQLDVFEVPEIDDGLRMVSAGRADYFLTSDAVARNMLKQSTFPELVFDRLEVDGEALYTLFSRKSVCHHLLARFNETVRALYRHDLMPNALVQYLRSVGSPIVLGMDNKTTPSMLGN
- a CDS encoding long-chain fatty acid--CoA ligase; the encoded protein is MTNLQDYARWQNLPSMFFDLAAKNSDKPLWWTKSAETDEFVPTTWREAARQVRALARSLYKLGVRPGDRVILLSENRTEWGIADLAIMCVGGLTAPAYSTNTERDHLHIIEDSGASLAIISTKKLAKPFLHGALDSGRCRHAITIEDWGQNFVGGITISKWDDMIAQGEALDDDVDAWVANIKRSDTASLIYTSGTGGAPKGVMLSHGAIINNCAGAFDIIDALGLDEEIFLSFLPLSHSYEHTAGLYFPISLGAQIYYAESLDKLAANLAEVRPTIMTAVPRLYEMLYQRMSRTLEKEGGFKLKLFNLTLRLGRKKYEGERLNPIEWVQNLVCELLLRRKLRQRFGGRLKAMVSGGGPLNYELGVLFVSCGLRILQGYGQTEFSPVVSCNRAENNKLRTVGPPMLGVECKIAPDGEILLRGESLMQGYWNLPETTAQTIIDGWLHTGDIGQLDDEGNLMITDRKKDIIVNSGGDNISPQRIEGLLTLETEIAQAMVYGDDQPYLVAILWPEEDVMREFARANGVENKIEILSENEDFRKLIRKAVDRVNTRLSTIEKVRSFTFADSAFSIENEMLTPSMKIRRHKIRAAYEQRMKALYQRKRQN
- a CDS encoding DUF4197 domain-containing protein: MSLFSSRITCAAFVMVMGAGVLAITPSAQAENSFFNSAKKALGTVMGGEASSSGDATGTTGTKNGNLSGLSQGVVDDGLRQALDKGIGAVTAMLGKKDGFNADPVAHIPLPATVKRAQTLLSKAGMGSYGDEIELRMNRAAESAMDNAGDILVDAVKKMTVADAKEILQGPDDAATRYLQKVSGTRIAEDMRPVMNDALSDTGALQLYDQMLGQYDSLPMVPDVKTSLTDYATDAAMKGLFHYLAQQEGEIRNNPGQWTTDVLKKVFSAAQ
- a CDS encoding ATP-binding protein, with amino-acid sequence MTIENTHPTLTLVRGLPGSGKSTLARRLCQADNHIQLEADMFMTDDTGNYRFSRARLGEVHKRCETETLRHLRDGHHVVVANTFSQVWEMQPYLDMASDMGITIQIIECQGQFKSIHDIPDRNVREMRNRWEKLPQV